One Actinoplanes missouriensis 431 DNA segment encodes these proteins:
- a CDS encoding energy-coupling factor ABC transporter ATP-binding protein, with translation MIDVDALLITGLHFSYPDGREALRGVDLRLAQGERVALLGPNGAGKTTLVLHLNGILHGGAGRVKISGLPVTPGDRAAIAEIRRRVGIVFQDPDDQLFMPTVAEDVAFGPSNMGVRGTELADRVDEALAAVGMSAHRDKVPHHLSFGQRRRVAVATVLAMRPEILVLDEPSSNLDPASRRELAEILESLPVTVLMVTHDLPYALELCPRAVILDDGRLVADGSTVELLSDRALMESHRLELPFGFDPVAALASRRPRQ, from the coding sequence ATGATCGACGTGGACGCTCTGCTGATCACGGGACTGCATTTCTCGTACCCTGATGGGCGCGAAGCGCTCCGCGGGGTTGATCTTCGTCTCGCGCAGGGGGAGCGCGTCGCGCTGCTCGGGCCGAACGGCGCCGGGAAGACCACGCTGGTCCTGCACCTCAACGGCATCCTGCACGGCGGCGCCGGGCGCGTGAAGATCTCCGGACTGCCGGTCACCCCCGGTGACCGCGCTGCGATCGCCGAGATCCGCCGCCGGGTCGGCATAGTCTTCCAGGATCCGGACGACCAGCTCTTCATGCCCACGGTCGCGGAGGACGTCGCTTTCGGTCCGTCGAACATGGGGGTACGGGGTACCGAACTCGCCGACCGCGTCGACGAAGCGCTCGCGGCGGTGGGCATGTCCGCGCACCGCGACAAGGTGCCGCATCACCTGTCGTTCGGCCAGCGCCGCCGGGTCGCGGTCGCCACGGTCCTGGCGATGCGCCCGGAGATCCTGGTCCTCGACGAGCCGTCGTCCAACCTCGACCCGGCCAGCCGCCGCGAGCTGGCGGAGATCCTGGAGTCGCTGCCGGTCACGGTGCTGATGGTGACCCACGACCTGCCGTATGCGCTGGAGCTGTGCCCGCGGGCGGTGATCCTCGACGACGGCCGGCTGGTGGCGGACGGCTCCACGGTGGAGTTGCTCTCGGACCGCGCGCTGATGGAGTCCCACCGGTTGGAACTCCCGTTCGGCTTCGATCCGGTGGCCGCGCTCGCCTCCCGCCGCCCCCGCCAGTAG
- a CDS encoding enoyl-CoA hydratase-related protein, with product MTTLERHGDVFILDLGDGENRFHPDWIAAVNGHLDEVVKAGNPAALVTTATGKFFSNGLDLDWLGSSGADFGDYVADVHALFARVLALPVITVAALQGHTFAAGAMLSLAHDFRVMRADRGFWCLPEVDIQIPFSRGMSALIQARLTPQVAHEAMTTGRRYGGADAQAAGIVDRALSEEAVRAAAVEIAEANTAKAGQTLSTIKERMYAPALDVLRDRATALT from the coding sequence ATGACCACGCTGGAGCGACACGGCGACGTCTTCATCCTCGACCTCGGCGACGGTGAGAACCGTTTCCACCCCGACTGGATCGCCGCGGTCAACGGGCACCTCGACGAGGTCGTCAAGGCCGGCAATCCGGCGGCGCTGGTCACCACCGCGACCGGCAAGTTCTTCTCGAACGGGCTGGACCTGGACTGGCTCGGCAGCAGCGGCGCGGACTTCGGTGACTACGTGGCCGACGTGCACGCGCTCTTCGCCCGGGTGCTCGCGCTGCCGGTGATCACCGTGGCGGCGCTGCAGGGGCACACGTTCGCGGCCGGCGCGATGCTGTCGCTGGCTCACGACTTCCGGGTGATGCGCGCCGACCGCGGCTTCTGGTGCCTGCCGGAGGTGGACATCCAGATCCCGTTCAGCCGGGGCATGTCGGCGCTGATCCAGGCCCGCCTCACGCCGCAGGTCGCGCACGAGGCGATGACCACCGGCCGGCGGTACGGCGGCGCCGACGCCCAGGCCGCCGGCATCGTCGACCGGGCGCTGAGCGAGGAGGCGGTCCGGGCCGCGGCGGTCGAGATCGCCGAGGCGAACACGGCGAAGGCCGGTCAGACCCTTTCCACGATCAAGGAGCGGATGTACGCGCCGGCGCTGGACGTCCTCCGCGACCGGGCCACCGCGCTGACGTAG
- a CDS encoding energy-coupling factor ABC transporter permease: protein MDTQAMHIANGIINGPVSAIFLVVAVAGLALCVAKAKTDLDDRLAPMAGLVAAFIFAVQMLNFQVLPGVSGHLLGGTLAVILVGPWVGALCVATVLIVQCLLFADGGLTAIGLNITNMALIGTAAAYLLVAALLRILPRNPGGLGATAFIASVVGVVVASMGFVLEYALGGTTELSIGAIAGTMAGVHVLIGIGEGLIAATTVVTVARVRPDLVYALRHFRAAKTEAVPA from the coding sequence ATGGACACACAGGCGATGCACATCGCCAACGGGATCATCAACGGCCCCGTCTCGGCGATCTTCCTGGTCGTCGCGGTCGCGGGCCTGGCACTCTGCGTCGCGAAGGCCAAGACCGACCTGGACGACCGGCTCGCGCCGATGGCCGGGCTGGTCGCCGCGTTCATCTTCGCCGTGCAGATGCTCAACTTCCAGGTGCTGCCGGGTGTCTCCGGCCACCTGCTCGGCGGCACCCTCGCCGTCATCCTGGTCGGCCCGTGGGTCGGCGCGCTCTGCGTCGCGACGGTGCTGATCGTGCAGTGCCTGCTCTTCGCCGACGGCGGCCTCACCGCGATCGGGCTGAACATCACGAACATGGCGCTGATCGGCACCGCAGCGGCGTACCTGCTGGTCGCCGCGCTGCTGCGGATCCTGCCGCGCAACCCCGGCGGGCTCGGCGCCACCGCGTTCATCGCCTCGGTCGTCGGCGTCGTCGTCGCCTCGATGGGCTTCGTCCTGGAGTACGCGCTGGGCGGCACCACCGAGCTGTCGATCGGCGCGATCGCCGGCACGATGGCCGGCGTGCACGTGCTGATCGGCATCGGTGAGGGTCTGATCGCCGCCACCACCGTCGTGACAGTCGCCCGGGTCCGCCCCGACCTGGTCTACGCCCTCCGGCACTTCCGCGCTGCCAAGACCGAGGCGGTCCCCGCATGA
- a CDS encoding phosphoketolase family protein: protein MTVTAVSENRASALDHDELVRKLAAPDDNEVAGLDAWWRANNYLTIGQIYLQGNPLLKEPLTTEHIKPRLLGHWGTSPGLSFIYAHVSRLIKMTGQQAIYLAGPGHGGPALVAAGYLEGTYSEVYPKVGQDEAGLLRLFRQFSSPGGIPSHVSVTTPGSIHEGGELGYVLVHAFGSVMDNPDLLSIAVVGDGEAETGPLEGSWKGISFINPAHDGAVLPILHLNGAKIAGPTVLARKDPAEVRKLLEGHGYEVIEVGGDDLPGMHHRFAQALADSWGKIRAIQTAARSGDWDGKRPHWPLIVLRTPKGWTGPEKIDGITVTGTWRSHQVPLSGVRGNEDHLRELETWLRSYRPEELFDAAGAPVQMIKDLAPDGDLRMSASPHANGGVLTRDLDLPDFRDYAVDVKRPAQGRAESTRKLGEMMRDIYARNADRFRLFCPDETNSNRLGAVFEVSDRGFMESVTPDDVKISNEGRVMEVLSEHNCHGWLEGYNLTGRHGMFATYEAFAMVSASQTIQHGKWLQEAKHLEWRAKVPSLNILLTSTAWRNDHNGFSHQGPGLIQNVLTQRGDVARVYLPPDANTLLSVADHCFRSRSYINLIVIDKQPQLQWLDMDQAIEHCRQGAGVWEWAGTDDGATDPDIVLACAGDVVTMETVAAAQILKQKLPNLKVRVVNVVDLMTLPRPKDHPHGMSETLFRELFTDHVDVVFSFHGYPGAIHQLVHGRPDADRFRVRGFIEQGTTTTPFDMTVRNRASRYHLVMDAINNARRLPTGATELKAWCEAQLERHERYVVENLEDMPEVRDWSLGDWAEH, encoded by the coding sequence ATGACCGTGACCGCCGTTTCGGAGAACCGAGCCAGCGCGCTCGACCATGACGAACTCGTGCGCAAGCTGGCGGCACCGGACGATAACGAGGTCGCGGGCCTCGACGCCTGGTGGCGGGCGAACAACTACCTGACCATCGGTCAGATCTACCTTCAGGGCAATCCGCTGCTGAAGGAGCCGCTCACCACCGAGCACATCAAACCCCGCCTGCTCGGACACTGGGGCACCAGCCCCGGCCTGTCGTTCATCTACGCCCACGTCTCGCGTCTGATCAAGATGACCGGGCAGCAGGCGATCTACCTCGCCGGTCCCGGGCACGGCGGACCCGCCCTGGTGGCCGCCGGCTACCTCGAGGGCACGTACTCCGAGGTCTACCCGAAGGTCGGCCAGGACGAGGCGGGCCTGCTGCGCCTGTTCCGCCAGTTCTCCAGCCCCGGCGGCATCCCCTCGCACGTGTCGGTGACCACCCCCGGCTCGATCCACGAGGGCGGCGAACTCGGCTACGTGCTGGTCCACGCGTTCGGCTCGGTGATGGACAACCCCGACCTGCTCAGCATCGCGGTGGTCGGCGACGGCGAGGCCGAGACCGGCCCCCTCGAAGGCTCCTGGAAGGGCATCTCCTTCATCAACCCGGCGCACGACGGCGCCGTGCTGCCGATCCTGCACCTCAACGGCGCCAAGATCGCCGGCCCCACCGTGCTGGCCCGCAAGGACCCGGCGGAGGTCCGCAAACTTCTCGAGGGCCACGGGTACGAGGTGATCGAGGTCGGCGGGGACGACCTGCCCGGCATGCACCACCGGTTCGCCCAGGCGCTCGCCGACTCCTGGGGCAAGATCCGCGCCATCCAGACCGCGGCGCGCAGCGGTGACTGGGACGGCAAGCGCCCGCATTGGCCGCTGATCGTGCTGCGGACGCCGAAGGGCTGGACCGGACCCGAGAAGATCGACGGCATCACGGTGACCGGCACCTGGCGGTCGCACCAGGTTCCGCTCTCCGGCGTGCGGGGCAACGAGGACCACCTGCGGGAACTGGAGACGTGGCTCCGCTCGTACCGTCCGGAAGAGCTTTTCGACGCCGCCGGCGCACCGGTTCAGATGATCAAGGATCTGGCGCCCGACGGTGACCTGCGGATGAGCGCGAGCCCGCACGCGAACGGCGGCGTGCTCACCCGCGACCTGGACCTGCCGGACTTCCGTGACTACGCGGTCGACGTGAAGCGGCCGGCGCAGGGGCGGGCCGAGTCGACCCGCAAGCTCGGCGAGATGATGCGCGACATCTACGCGCGCAACGCCGACCGGTTCCGGCTGTTCTGCCCGGACGAGACGAACAGCAACCGGCTCGGCGCGGTCTTCGAGGTCTCCGACCGTGGCTTCATGGAGTCGGTCACCCCGGACGACGTGAAGATCAGCAACGAGGGCCGGGTCATGGAGGTGCTCTCCGAGCACAACTGCCACGGCTGGCTGGAGGGTTACAACCTCACCGGGCGGCACGGCATGTTCGCCACCTACGAGGCGTTCGCCATGGTCAGCGCGTCGCAGACGATCCAGCACGGCAAGTGGCTGCAGGAGGCCAAGCACCTGGAGTGGCGTGCCAAGGTCCCGAGCCTGAACATCCTGCTCACCTCGACGGCCTGGCGCAACGACCACAACGGCTTCTCGCACCAGGGCCCCGGCCTGATCCAGAACGTGCTGACCCAGCGCGGCGACGTGGCCCGGGTCTACCTGCCGCCGGACGCGAACACCCTGCTCTCGGTCGCCGACCACTGCTTCCGGTCCCGGTCGTACATCAACCTGATCGTGATCGACAAGCAGCCGCAGCTGCAGTGGCTCGACATGGACCAGGCGATCGAGCACTGCCGCCAGGGCGCCGGCGTCTGGGAGTGGGCCGGCACCGACGACGGCGCCACCGACCCGGACATCGTCCTGGCCTGCGCCGGTGACGTGGTCACGATGGAGACCGTGGCGGCCGCGCAGATCCTCAAGCAGAAGCTGCCCAACCTGAAGGTCCGCGTCGTCAACGTGGTCGACCTGATGACGCTGCCGCGCCCGAAGGACCACCCGCACGGCATGAGCGAGACGCTGTTCCGGGAACTCTTCACCGATCACGTCGACGTGGTCTTCTCGTTCCACGGATACCCGGGCGCCATTCACCAGCTGGTGCACGGCCGGCCGGACGCCGACCGGTTCCGGGTGCGCGGCTTCATCGAGCAGGGCACCACGACCACCCCGTTCGACATGACCGTGCGCAACCGGGCGTCCCGCTACCACCTGGTGATGGACGCGATCAACAACGCGCGGCGCCTGCCGACCGGGGCCACCGAGCTCAAGGCCTGGTGCGAGGCGCAGCTGGAGCGCCACGAGCGGTACGTCGTGGAGAACCTGGAGGACATGCCCGAGGTGCGGGACTGGTCCCTGGGGGACTGGGCCGAGCACTGA
- the cbiQ gene encoding cobalt ECF transporter T component CbiQ gives MSAGHAHPLHLDRDSPLHRLSPEVKIVAVVLFTVVVVVTPRTEFAAFGGYALLIAAVAVLARVPALWLAKRATIELPFVLLAIALPLAGHGERIDWHGLSLSVDGLYGAWNIFAKGTLGVLASLLLAATTTMRDLVLGLDRLRTPPVFTQIMTFMLRYIDVLADDARRMRIARLSRGYDPRFLWQVKAFAVGVGALFLRSYERGERVYLAMLSRGYTGRLPQTTGEPAVLREWAVSATLPMAAAGIAVAGLVIT, from the coding sequence ATGAGCGCGGGGCACGCCCACCCGCTCCACCTCGACCGGGACAGCCCGCTGCACCGTCTCTCCCCCGAGGTGAAGATCGTCGCGGTGGTCCTGTTCACCGTCGTCGTGGTGGTCACCCCGCGCACCGAGTTCGCGGCGTTCGGCGGCTACGCGCTGCTGATCGCCGCGGTCGCGGTCCTGGCCCGGGTGCCCGCTCTCTGGCTCGCCAAACGCGCCACCATCGAGCTGCCGTTCGTGCTGCTCGCGATCGCGCTTCCGCTGGCCGGGCACGGCGAGCGGATCGACTGGCACGGCCTGTCGCTCTCGGTCGACGGCCTCTACGGCGCGTGGAACATCTTCGCGAAAGGCACCCTCGGCGTCCTCGCCTCGCTGCTGCTCGCCGCCACCACCACGATGCGTGACCTGGTCCTCGGCCTGGACCGGCTGCGCACCCCACCGGTCTTCACCCAGATCATGACGTTCATGCTGCGCTACATCGACGTGCTCGCCGACGACGCGCGGCGGATGCGGATCGCCCGGCTCTCCCGCGGCTACGACCCGCGCTTCCTCTGGCAGGTCAAGGCGTTCGCGGTCGGGGTCGGCGCGCTGTTCCTGCGTTCCTACGAGCGCGGCGAGCGGGTCTACCTGGCGATGCTGTCCCGCGGCTACACCGGCCGCCTGCCGCAGACCACCGGGGAGCCCGCAGTGCTGCGGGAGTGGGCGGTCAGCGCGACTCTGCCGATGGCGGCCGCCGGGATCGCCGTCGCGGGCCTCGTCATAACCTGA
- a CDS encoding PDGLE domain-containing protein: MNKKLGWFLAGGLLVALLLAGVVSSFASGSPDGLDYAAREGCTFNADDEITGGTCMAQQEGEHQLGDSPLADYGIKGIDNEYVSTGLSGILGVLITFGIGGGLFWLLRRRPAGAPASTATPGTAASTAAPGTAASTAAPDASAPDAGTRTE, encoded by the coding sequence ATGAACAAGAAGCTCGGCTGGTTCCTCGCGGGCGGCCTGCTCGTCGCCCTGCTGCTCGCCGGCGTCGTGTCCAGTTTCGCCTCCGGCAGCCCCGACGGCCTGGACTACGCCGCCCGTGAGGGCTGCACGTTCAACGCCGACGACGAGATCACCGGCGGCACCTGCATGGCCCAGCAGGAGGGCGAGCACCAGCTGGGCGACAGCCCGCTCGCCGACTACGGGATCAAGGGCATCGACAACGAGTACGTGTCGACAGGCCTCTCCGGCATCCTCGGCGTGCTGATCACCTTCGGTATCGGCGGCGGCCTGTTCTGGCTGCTCCGGCGCCGGCCCGCCGGTGCCCCTGCCTCCACCGCGACGCCGGGCACAGCCGCGTCCACCGCGGCGCCGGGCACAGCCGCCTCCACCGCGGCTCCGGACGCTTCCGCTCCGGACGCCGGGACCCGCACGGAATGA
- a CDS encoding carbohydrate ABC transporter permease, with product MTVTAERTPVKTAAPQAAKRRNPVRFAVLAALVVLLLLMVGPLLVVAVNAVKSPADYAGSGPLSIPTSLYWDGIVDFWNRVDFGQKLWNSFITSLVVAVLGVGLSILNAYALGIGRVKGRIWFLVFFLVANLLPQEVLVYPLYYIGKEIGLYDNLISIIIIFTVIQSAFGTYLLTSVYAEFPRELLDAASVDGAGKWRTLWRVVVPVSRPTLAVLFTFFFIWTWNEFFLPLIFLISNDNQTVPVALGVLQGDRMMDATTTSASALIGILPAMLFFLLFQRTLTRGIAAGAIK from the coding sequence ATGACCGTCACGGCCGAACGAACGCCGGTGAAGACCGCCGCGCCGCAGGCCGCCAAGCGGCGCAACCCGGTGCGGTTCGCGGTGCTCGCCGCGCTGGTCGTCCTGCTCCTGCTCATGGTCGGACCGCTGCTCGTGGTCGCGGTCAACGCGGTGAAGAGCCCGGCCGACTACGCCGGGAGCGGCCCGCTGTCGATCCCCACGAGCCTCTACTGGGACGGGATCGTCGACTTCTGGAACCGGGTCGATTTCGGGCAGAAGCTCTGGAACAGCTTCATCACCAGCCTGGTCGTCGCGGTGCTCGGCGTGGGCTTGAGCATCCTGAACGCGTACGCGCTCGGCATCGGCCGGGTGAAGGGGCGGATCTGGTTCCTGGTGTTCTTCCTGGTCGCCAACCTGTTGCCGCAGGAGGTGCTGGTCTACCCGCTGTACTACATCGGCAAGGAGATCGGCCTCTACGACAACCTGATCTCGATCATCATCATCTTCACCGTCATCCAGAGCGCGTTCGGCACGTACCTGCTGACCTCGGTCTACGCGGAGTTCCCGCGCGAGCTGCTGGACGCGGCCTCGGTCGACGGCGCCGGGAAGTGGCGGACGCTGTGGCGGGTCGTCGTCCCGGTCAGCCGGCCCACCCTCGCCGTGCTCTTCACGTTCTTCTTCATCTGGACGTGGAACGAGTTCTTCCTGCCGCTGATCTTCCTGATCTCCAACGACAACCAGACCGTCCCGGTGGCGCTCGGCGTCCTCCAGGGCGACCGGATGATGGACGCCACGACGACCAGCGCTTCCGCGTTGATCGGCATCCTCCCGGCGATGCTCTTCTTCCTCCTCTTCCAGCGGACCCTCACGCGCGGCATCGCCGCCGGTGCCATCAAATGA
- the yicI gene encoding alpha-xylosidase, whose product MKFTDGYWRKRDGLTVLHPAHYLDSTTGPDSLTVYAAVRPVRQRGDTLNAPLITVTLTAPAPDVIRVTIDHFQGGVAKYPNFSLTEEPVDVAVDAVSLTSGALTAQFRDGEEWGLDFLAGGKRITGSGWKGMGVVDTLDGGHYVHEQLDLGVGETVYGLGERFGPLVKNGQSIDVWNEDGGTSSEQAYKNVPFYFTTGGYGVLVDHPGKVSFEVASEMVSRTQFSVAGQSLSYLVIHGPTPADVIRRYTALTGRPALPPAWSFGLWLSTSFTTSYDEDTVNKFIDGMAERDLPLSVFHFDTFWMREFSWCDFEWDTRTFPDPPGMLKRLAGRGLKVCLWINPYIAQRSPLFAEAREKGFLVRRANGDVFQWDLWQAGMGLVDFTNPGAREWYADKLRYLAQMGVDAFKSDFGERVPTDVVWHDGSDPERMHNYYTQIYNQVVFDVLREVKGEGEAVLFARSATVGGQQFPVHWGGDNSSTYESMAESLRGGLSLMSSGFGFWSHDIGGFEGMPDPAVFKRWVAFGLLSSHSRLHGSTSYRVPWNFDEESSDVLRTFTHLKYRLMPYLFAAAREAHETGLPVMRPMVLGFPDDPATAYLDRQYLLGPDLLVAPVFSTSGEVRYYVPAGRWTNFRTGEVVEGPRWVTETHGFDSVPLLGRPGAVIPIGARTDRPDYDYRDGVTLRLFEPIAEGTGSATVPGPSGETTTFTIERSGTTVTVSRTGDPLPWNVQWGTEVLEVPAGQDSCALTVE is encoded by the coding sequence ATGAAGTTCACCGACGGCTACTGGCGCAAGCGGGACGGGCTGACCGTCCTGCACCCCGCGCACTACCTGGACAGCACGACCGGTCCGGACTCGCTCACCGTCTACGCCGCGGTGCGACCGGTCCGGCAGCGCGGGGACACGCTCAACGCGCCGCTGATCACGGTCACTCTCACCGCGCCGGCGCCGGACGTCATCCGGGTCACCATCGACCACTTCCAGGGCGGCGTGGCGAAATATCCGAACTTTTCGCTCACCGAGGAGCCGGTCGACGTGGCCGTCGACGCCGTCTCGCTCACCTCGGGCGCGCTGACCGCGCAGTTCCGCGACGGCGAGGAGTGGGGACTCGATTTCCTCGCCGGCGGCAAGCGGATCACCGGCAGCGGCTGGAAGGGGATGGGCGTCGTCGACACCCTCGACGGGGGTCACTACGTCCACGAGCAGCTCGACCTGGGCGTGGGGGAGACCGTCTACGGGCTCGGCGAGCGCTTCGGCCCGCTGGTCAAGAACGGTCAGAGCATCGACGTCTGGAACGAGGACGGCGGGACCAGCAGCGAGCAGGCGTACAAGAACGTCCCGTTCTACTTCACCACCGGCGGGTACGGCGTCCTCGTCGACCACCCCGGCAAGGTCTCCTTCGAGGTCGCCTCGGAGATGGTGTCCCGCACCCAGTTCAGCGTCGCCGGGCAGAGCCTGTCCTACCTGGTCATCCACGGTCCGACGCCGGCCGACGTGATCCGCAGGTACACCGCGCTGACCGGCCGTCCCGCGCTGCCGCCGGCCTGGTCGTTCGGTCTCTGGCTGAGCACGTCGTTCACCACCTCGTACGACGAGGACACCGTGAACAAGTTCATCGACGGGATGGCCGAGCGGGACCTGCCGCTAAGCGTGTTCCACTTCGACACGTTCTGGATGCGGGAGTTCTCCTGGTGCGACTTCGAGTGGGACACCAGGACGTTCCCGGACCCGCCGGGGATGCTGAAACGGCTCGCCGGCCGAGGGTTGAAGGTGTGCCTCTGGATCAACCCGTACATCGCGCAGCGGTCGCCGCTCTTCGCCGAGGCGCGCGAGAAGGGCTTCCTGGTCCGGCGTGCCAACGGCGACGTCTTCCAGTGGGACCTGTGGCAGGCCGGGATGGGTCTGGTCGACTTCACCAATCCCGGCGCGCGGGAGTGGTACGCGGACAAGCTGCGGTACCTGGCCCAGATGGGTGTGGACGCCTTCAAGTCCGACTTCGGGGAGCGGGTCCCGACCGACGTCGTCTGGCATGACGGCTCCGACCCGGAACGGATGCACAACTACTACACGCAGATCTACAACCAGGTCGTCTTCGACGTGCTGCGTGAGGTCAAGGGCGAGGGCGAGGCCGTGCTCTTCGCCCGCTCCGCCACGGTCGGCGGCCAGCAGTTCCCGGTGCACTGGGGCGGCGACAACTCCAGCACGTACGAATCGATGGCGGAGAGCCTGCGCGGCGGCCTGTCGCTGATGTCATCCGGCTTCGGCTTCTGGAGCCACGACATCGGCGGTTTCGAGGGCATGCCCGATCCGGCGGTGTTCAAGCGGTGGGTCGCCTTCGGGCTGCTCTCCTCGCACAGCCGGCTGCACGGCAGCACCTCCTACCGGGTGCCGTGGAACTTCGACGAGGAGTCCTCGGACGTCCTGCGGACCTTCACCCACCTGAAGTACCGCCTCATGCCGTACCTGTTCGCCGCCGCCCGCGAGGCGCACGAGACGGGCCTGCCGGTGATGCGCCCGATGGTCCTCGGCTTCCCGGACGACCCGGCCACCGCCTACCTGGACCGGCAGTACCTGCTCGGCCCGGACCTGCTGGTGGCCCCGGTCTTCAGCACCTCCGGCGAGGTCCGCTACTACGTCCCGGCCGGACGCTGGACGAACTTCCGCACCGGCGAGGTCGTCGAGGGGCCGCGCTGGGTCACCGAGACACACGGCTTCGACAGCGTCCCCCTGCTGGGCCGCCCCGGCGCGGTCATCCCGATCGGCGCCCGGACCGACCGTCCCGACTACGACTACCGCGACGGCGTGACATTGAGGCTCTTCGAGCCCATTGCCGAGGGTACGGGGTCAGCAACGGTCCCCGGCCCGTCCGGCGAGACCACCACGTTCACGATCGAGCGCAGCGGCACGACGGTGACCGTCTCCCGCACCGGCGATCCGCTCCCGTGGAACGTCCAGTGGGGGACCGAGGTGCTGGAGGTCCCCGCCGGCCAGGACAGCTGCGCTCTCACCGTCGAGTAG
- a CDS encoding peptidoglycan-binding domain-containing protein, whose protein sequence is MAATLSPWPTTRQGAKDHAVITLQFLLLAHGHTVTVDGVFGAQTGDAVRAFQWAKGMPDNGVVCPATWEALIVEVRPGAQGSAVRGLQQEFATEVDGVYGPETEKAIRAFQQRAAIPADGVVGATTWQALVGGANTVELQQAA, encoded by the coding sequence ATGGCCGCCACGCTGAGCCCTTGGCCGACGACCCGGCAGGGCGCGAAGGACCACGCGGTAATCACCCTGCAGTTCCTGTTGCTGGCCCACGGTCACACCGTCACGGTGGACGGCGTGTTCGGGGCGCAGACCGGTGACGCGGTCCGCGCGTTCCAGTGGGCGAAGGGCATGCCCGACAACGGCGTGGTCTGCCCGGCGACATGGGAGGCGCTGATCGTCGAGGTGCGTCCGGGCGCGCAGGGGAGCGCGGTCCGCGGATTGCAGCAGGAATTCGCCACCGAGGTGGACGGGGTCTACGGTCCCGAGACCGAGAAGGCGATCCGAGCGTTCCAGCAGAGAGCGGCGATTCCGGCGGACGGGGTGGTCGGGGCCACGACGTGGCAGGCCCTGGTCGGCGGGGCGAACACTGTGGAGTTGCAGCAGGCGGCCTGA
- a CDS encoding tetratricopeptide repeat protein, translating to MLAHKGIMLATGNETRPLNVWLYRLIGIVSLVVLLGLSFAIGADAACLLFVLLVGGGLAAFVTRRRNDAAPDTTRYDPPPQQQAAAPDALARMVECVQRYEQTKDLADLDRTITEGRALVRAEKDIEVWRRLSVLLGQALLKRHLATNDRGALVEAVEVLRSAGQNIPPGHRLRPAALIELGAALRELGNLSGRLELLDEAAHWYGLCSAIESPKRAQAYVGLSTSLKVKGDKLDDAGVLAQAVAPARYAVGSAPDQQQRGENLTYLSGLLVLLHRRTGDPAAVREAVTAAEEALELSSDPQDRAVREQALRVAQAQERHRE from the coding sequence ATGCTGGCGCACAAAGGGATCATGCTGGCGACCGGCAATGAGACGAGACCACTCAATGTGTGGCTGTACCGCCTCATCGGCATCGTGTCGCTCGTCGTGCTTCTGGGATTGTCGTTCGCCATCGGCGCCGATGCGGCCTGCCTGCTGTTCGTGCTGCTCGTCGGCGGAGGGCTGGCCGCGTTCGTCACCCGGCGCAGGAACGACGCGGCACCGGACACCACGCGATACGATCCGCCGCCGCAGCAGCAGGCGGCCGCTCCCGACGCGCTGGCGAGGATGGTGGAGTGCGTTCAACGGTACGAGCAGACCAAAGATCTCGCCGATCTCGACCGCACGATCACCGAGGGGCGGGCACTCGTTCGTGCCGAGAAGGACATCGAGGTCTGGCGCCGGCTGTCGGTCCTGCTCGGTCAGGCGCTGCTGAAGCGACATCTGGCGACCAACGACCGGGGCGCGCTGGTCGAAGCGGTCGAGGTGCTGCGCAGCGCGGGGCAGAACATCCCGCCGGGGCATCGGCTGCGACCGGCGGCCCTGATCGAGCTGGGCGCCGCCCTGCGCGAACTCGGCAACCTGTCGGGGCGCCTGGAACTCCTCGACGAGGCGGCCCACTGGTACGGCCTGTGTTCCGCCATCGAGTCGCCGAAGCGGGCTCAGGCGTACGTCGGCCTCTCGACGTCCCTCAAGGTCAAGGGCGACAAGCTCGACGACGCCGGGGTGCTCGCTCAGGCGGTGGCACCCGCCCGGTACGCGGTGGGGTCGGCCCCGGACCAGCAGCAGCGCGGCGAGAATCTGACGTACCTGTCCGGCCTGCTCGTGCTGCTGCACCGTAGGACGGGGGATCCGGCGGCCGTCCGGGAGGCGGTCACCGCGGCGGAGGAGGCTCTCGAGCTGAGCTCGGACCCGCAGGACCGGGCTGTCCGTGAGCAGGCCCTCCGGGTCGCGCAGGCGCAGGAACGGCACCGGGAATAG